In Streptococcus respiraculi, one DNA window encodes the following:
- a CDS encoding transcriptional regulator GutM: MDSVYILGAVVITAYVFQIIFGLRQIKHFNQTYSEMRKKGRIAIGRRSGRIKAGTIVLFAVDKKGHVLEARRMQGITVAARFKEMPDYVGQDIHYLDHYNPLVRKENKLLQVAIEDAREVFVRSEAGDYRDVPKFAPVMDLGTRLKMLPEFFKFQFKK; this comes from the coding sequence ATGGATAGTGTGTATATCTTAGGGGCGGTTGTGATTACGGCTTATGTCTTTCAAATCATCTTTGGTTTGCGTCAAATCAAGCATTTCAATCAGACCTATTCCGAAATGAGAAAAAAAGGGCGTATAGCCATTGGCCGCAGGAGCGGTCGCATTAAGGCAGGCACCATTGTCCTTTTTGCAGTTGATAAAAAAGGACATGTTCTGGAGGCGCGCAGAATGCAGGGAATAACGGTTGCAGCACGTTTCAAAGAGATGCCAGACTACGTAGGGCAAGATATCCATTACCTGGATCATTACAATCCCCTTGTACGAAAAGAAAATAAATTATTGCAAGTTGCCATTGAAGACGCACGGGAAGTATTTGTCAGATCTGAGGCAGGCGACTATCGGGATGTCCCGAAATTCGCCCCAGTCATGGATCTGGGCACTCGCCTAAAAATGCTTCCAGAGTTTTTCAAATTTCAGTTTAAAAAATAA